In Psychrilyobacter piezotolerans, the following proteins share a genomic window:
- a CDS encoding YaaA family protein — protein sequence MKIIFSPAKSMDFSDSVKTPLKINFTGKTNFLLKHLKSLSLDEITRIMKVKGNTLNHVKEIYENYKSANTKKAIGAYNGISFKQLDLDSYNEKEFEFLDSHLIILSALYGILKPSDFIKEYRLDMNMKLLKDQNLYKFWKKEVNGYFEEDELVLNLASKEFSKIIEKPMITIDFKEKKGDLYKSVSTYSKMGRGLMLNYIVKNKITSIDRIKEFNLEGYSLNPELSDKFNLIFTR from the coding sequence ATGAAAATTATATTTTCACCGGCAAAATCAATGGATTTTTCAGATTCCGTAAAAACCCCGCTTAAAATAAATTTCACCGGTAAGACAAATTTTCTTTTAAAGCACTTAAAGAGTCTGTCCCTGGATGAAATAACCAGAATAATGAAGGTCAAAGGAAACACCTTAAATCATGTGAAAGAGATCTATGAAAACTACAAAAGTGCCAATACTAAAAAAGCCATAGGAGCTTACAATGGGATATCATTTAAACAACTGGACTTAGACAGCTATAATGAGAAGGAATTCGAATTTTTAGATTCCCATCTTATCATCCTTTCTGCCCTCTATGGAATCCTTAAGCCCTCTGACTTCATCAAAGAATACAGACTGGATATGAATATGAAACTCCTGAAAGATCAGAATTTATATAAATTTTGGAAAAAAGAAGTGAACGGATATTTTGAAGAAGATGAACTCGTCTTAAATTTAGCCTCGAAAGAATTTTCCAAAATCATAGAAAAACCCATGATAACCATAGATTTCAAAGAAAAAAAAGGGGATCTCTATAAATCGGTAAGTACTTATTCGAAAATGGGGCGCGGCCTGATGCTCAACTATATAGTCAAAAACAAGATTACTTCTATAGATCGGATCAAAGAATTTAATCTGGAGGGATACAGCTTAAATCCTGAGCTTTCCGATAAATTTAATTTGATTTTTACAAGATGA
- a CDS encoding PLP-dependent aminotransferase family protein, with amino-acid sequence MNIKIILNKDTDIYKQIYSHFKEEILTKRFKVDEKLPSIRQIANKLKINNITVLKAYSLLEADGYIYKVKGSGSFVKNINLNNTCTLQKPILENFKNGQIKINSNINFASATPNKEIFPTEIFQNIISNLFLEDGSDLFIYEDSQGNLDLRKNIANLLKKEIKNISHKEIQIINGAQQGLDLLKKGIIKNNSTIILGSPTYSSAITTFSNFCKIKTVPVQADGFDMETLEDILKSKKIDYVYVMTNFQSPTGYKWSDDKKIKLLNLAEEYSFYIIEDDCLSELYYHDIPTSSIKSMDFMDKVFYINTFSKVIMPGLRLGYLIPPKKFISSIINSKFISDISSCSLSQRSLNVFLENHYEEHLLKIRSFYKQKYELVKSLIFKSKFLKLDYLPEGGFYFWVSVLNDLNCDLLYMKFKERGVNVLPGNVFFYKKTSSNKIRISFAAVSEDEIILGFRIIEETIHEIIHGGENIYTPLI; translated from the coding sequence ATGAACATAAAAATAATTCTAAATAAAGACACAGATATCTACAAACAGATTTATTCACATTTTAAGGAAGAGATCCTCACTAAAAGATTCAAAGTAGATGAAAAATTACCCTCGATCCGACAGATTGCAAATAAACTTAAAATCAATAATATCACCGTTTTAAAGGCATATTCCCTGCTAGAAGCAGACGGATATATCTATAAAGTAAAGGGAAGCGGGTCCTTTGTTAAAAATATAAATTTAAACAACACCTGCACCCTGCAAAAACCAATCTTAGAGAATTTTAAAAACGGGCAGATTAAAATAAATTCCAATATTAATTTTGCCAGTGCTACCCCCAATAAAGAAATATTTCCCACTGAGATCTTTCAAAATATTATTTCCAATCTTTTTTTAGAGGACGGTTCCGATCTATTTATTTATGAAGATTCTCAAGGAAATTTAGACTTGAGAAAAAACATTGCTAATCTACTGAAAAAAGAGATAAAAAATATATCTCATAAGGAAATTCAGATTATTAACGGGGCACAGCAGGGGTTAGATCTGTTAAAAAAAGGAATAATAAAAAACAACTCTACCATTATTTTAGGAAGTCCCACTTATTCCAGTGCAATCACTACTTTTTCTAATTTTTGTAAAATTAAAACCGTCCCTGTACAAGCCGATGGCTTTGATATGGAGACATTGGAAGATATCCTTAAATCAAAAAAAATAGACTATGTATATGTCATGACTAATTTTCAGAGTCCAACAGGCTATAAATGGTCCGACGATAAAAAAATTAAATTATTAAACTTAGCTGAAGAATATAGCTTTTATATTATTGAAGACGATTGTTTATCCGAATTGTATTACCACGATATTCCCACTTCTTCCATAAAATCCATGGATTTTATGGATAAAGTTTTTTATATAAATACTTTTTCTAAAGTTATTATGCCTGGTCTGAGGTTAGGGTATTTAATTCCCCCTAAAAAATTCATTTCCAGCATTATTAATTCTAAATTTATCTCCGACATATCATCCTGCAGTTTATCTCAAAGATCATTGAATGTATTTTTAGAAAACCATTATGAGGAACACCTGTTAAAAATAAGAAGTTTTTATAAACAAAAATATGAACTGGTAAAATCCCTTATTTTTAAATCCAAATTTTTAAAATTAGATTATCTTCCTGAAGGCGGGTTTTATTTCTGGGTTTCAGTTCTAAATGATTTAAATTGTGATTTATTGTATATGAAATTTAAAGAACGGGGTGTCAATGTCCTCCCTGGAAATGTATTTTTTTATAAAAAAACCAGTTCCAATAAAATAAGGATCAGTTTTGCTGCCGTAAGTGAAGATGAAATAATATTAGGGTTTAGAATTATAGAAGAAACTATCCACGAAATAATACACGGTGGGGAAAATATATATACTCCTTTAATTTAA